From Halobacillus sp. Marseille-Q1614, the proteins below share one genomic window:
- a CDS encoding DUF2332 domain-containing protein: MDTHWVAERFNHFAILECEGSSELYKNLSLQIAKDHDLLELCLYARQGQPIPNLLFGAVHYLLLQGTDHELKEYYSSIVDNTKKDSHSFALFKDFCLKNVTNIKSILKNKRVQTNEVRRCAYLYPVFCYIYQQTNKPLSLIEIGTSAGLQLLWDHYSYSYEKDHLYGNEDSFVHLTSKVREGGLPHQLLSLNPPVNDRLGIDLHISDLTDEEDYLWLKALIWPEHKDRFVNFEDSVKQLRLHPPHLIEGDGAALLSEAVEEIPPDTTLCIFHTHVANQMPRSVKESLLQKINEIGGQRDIFHIYNNMEDRKLHVDSILNGKVQKKTVGETDGHGRWFDWKLSGDCSI; this comes from the coding sequence ATGGATACTCATTGGGTTGCTGAACGATTTAATCATTTTGCGATTTTAGAGTGTGAAGGTTCAAGTGAACTTTATAAAAATTTGTCCCTGCAGATTGCGAAAGATCATGATTTATTAGAGTTATGTCTATATGCTCGACAAGGACAGCCTATTCCAAATTTGCTCTTTGGTGCTGTCCATTATTTACTACTCCAAGGTACTGATCACGAACTAAAGGAATACTACTCAAGTATAGTCGATAACACTAAGAAAGATAGTCACTCCTTCGCATTATTTAAAGATTTTTGCCTGAAAAACGTAACGAATATAAAGTCCATTTTAAAAAATAAGCGGGTGCAGACTAATGAAGTCCGTCGTTGTGCTTATTTATATCCTGTATTCTGTTACATTTATCAGCAGACTAATAAACCGCTCTCTCTTATAGAAATCGGGACAAGTGCAGGTCTCCAGCTGTTATGGGATCATTATTCTTATTCATACGAGAAGGATCATCTTTATGGCAATGAAGATTCCTTTGTACATTTAACCTCTAAAGTGCGTGAAGGAGGACTTCCTCATCAATTATTATCTCTAAACCCTCCAGTTAATGATCGACTAGGGATTGACTTACATATTAGTGACCTTACCGATGAAGAAGATTACTTATGGTTAAAAGCCCTAATATGGCCAGAACATAAGGACAGATTTGTAAACTTTGAAGACTCTGTTAAGCAATTAAGGTTACATCCTCCTCATCTTATCGAAGGAGATGGCGCAGCTCTATTATCAGAGGCAGTAGAAGAAATTCCTCCTGATACGACACTTTGTATCTTTCATACTCATGTAGCTAATCAGATGCCACGTAGTGTTAAAGAAAGTTTACTACAAAAAATAAATGAAATTGGCGGCCAAAGAGATATTTTTCACATTTACAATAATATGGAGGATAGAAAGCTGCATGTAGATTCAATTTTAAATGGAAAAGTCCAGAAGAAAACTGTTGGGGAAACAGATGGACATGGCCGTTGGTTTGATTGGAAATTATCGGGCGATTGTTCCATATAA
- a CDS encoding DUF4256 domain-containing protein, which translates to MTKRNTELSVEQREELFRTLKARFEKNMNRHKDVKWAEVQANLEAHTEKMWSLHEMEGTAGEPDVVGYDKKTNEYIFYDCSAESPKGRRKVCYDREAQESRKKYKPENNASDMAASMGIELLTEEQYRELQELGNFDLKTSSWVQTPAHIRKLGGALFCDRRYDTVFVYHNGAESYYSARGFRGSLRV; encoded by the coding sequence ATGACAAAAAGAAATACGGAGTTGTCAGTAGAGCAGCGTGAAGAACTATTCAGAACTTTGAAAGCCCGTTTTGAAAAAAACATGAACCGCCATAAAGATGTTAAATGGGCTGAAGTACAAGCTAACCTCGAAGCTCATACTGAAAAGATGTGGTCTCTTCATGAAATGGAAGGAACTGCCGGTGAACCGGATGTTGTGGGTTATGATAAAAAGACTAATGAATATATTTTTTATGATTGTTCAGCGGAAAGTCCTAAAGGCCGCAGAAAGGTTTGTTACGACCGTGAAGCGCAGGAGTCAAGGAAAAAATACAAACCAGAGAATAACGCTAGTGATATGGCAGCTTCAATGGGCATTGAACTTTTAACGGAAGAACAATACCGGGAGCTGCAGGAGCTTGGAAATTTTGACTTGAAAACATCGAGCTGGGTGCAAACACCTGCTCATATTAGAAAACTTGGCGGTGCCCTCTTTTGTGACCGTCGCTACGATACTGTCTTTGTGTACCACAATGGAGCAGAATCCTACTATAGTGCAAGGGGGTTCCGTGGATCGCTAAGGGTCTGA